One Lysobacter enzymogenes DNA segment encodes these proteins:
- a CDS encoding class I SAM-dependent methyltransferase — MNDVSALHERVLHQLHSKSIHDPDFRALDWIGRQMRPLRTVLDVGANGGQTVATLRAVLGGDVAIHCFEANPRLWPGLDRIAGLADGAIEIHRCGLGAEPGELTLLVPSVDGVVYLEESSLDPAQFDKPWVREKYQERGGLELESVRVPIVRGDDFQLQPDLIKVDVEGFEAQALRGLVETIRRCRPALLVENSDWHNVTELLDGLDYAPYRWEGEGMAKFHGACTNTFYLPRELALELIDAAPEPAESSAESAAEPAVAAGGYDEASDVAAHRAEVDYAFEVLAQCGALPAADALVLDVGGGAGAHSAMIAGRVGRIYCSDFSDQNARFGGELVKLLQEKAQRNGYELPSGRLEFHRVDAMDLIYRDGLFDAIFSFDAFEHIPDPAKALSEMLRVLKPGGTICMKFDPMWTCDSGSHFQYRVPEPWQHLLSDDDAFVAALKRAGGSDGEAEEYRYAMNRRRLADYRAAFDSVRARAEFLHESEWAGCAHPDGEAHPNFARCLERGYTREELLLRGMRKVIRKRG; from the coding sequence ATGAACGACGTTTCGGCGCTGCACGAGAGGGTGCTCCACCAGCTGCATAGCAAGAGCATCCACGATCCCGATTTCCGGGCCCTGGACTGGATCGGGCGGCAGATGCGGCCGCTGCGCACGGTGCTGGATGTCGGCGCCAACGGCGGCCAGACCGTGGCGACCCTGCGCGCCGTGCTCGGCGGCGACGTCGCGATCCACTGCTTCGAAGCCAACCCGCGGCTGTGGCCGGGGCTGGACCGCATCGCCGGACTGGCCGACGGCGCGATCGAGATCCACCGCTGCGGCCTCGGCGCCGAGCCCGGCGAACTGACCTTGCTGGTGCCCTCGGTGGACGGCGTGGTTTACCTGGAAGAGTCGTCGCTGGACCCGGCGCAGTTCGACAAGCCCTGGGTGCGCGAGAAGTACCAGGAGCGCGGTGGCCTGGAACTGGAATCGGTGCGCGTGCCGATCGTGCGCGGCGACGATTTCCAACTGCAGCCGGACCTGATCAAGGTCGACGTCGAAGGTTTCGAAGCGCAGGCCCTGCGCGGGCTGGTCGAGACCATCCGCCGCTGCCGGCCCGCGCTGCTGGTCGAGAACAGCGACTGGCACAACGTCACCGAATTGCTGGACGGGCTGGATTACGCGCCTTATCGCTGGGAAGGCGAGGGCATGGCGAAGTTCCACGGCGCCTGCACCAACACGTTCTACCTGCCGCGCGAGCTGGCGCTGGAGCTGATCGACGCCGCGCCCGAGCCGGCCGAATCCTCCGCCGAATCCGCCGCCGAACCGGCGGTCGCCGCCGGCGGCTACGACGAAGCCAGCGACGTCGCCGCCCACCGCGCCGAAGTCGATTACGCGTTCGAAGTGCTGGCGCAGTGCGGCGCGCTGCCCGCCGCCGATGCGCTGGTGCTCGACGTCGGCGGCGGCGCCGGCGCGCACAGCGCGATGATCGCCGGCCGGGTCGGCCGCATCTACTGCAGCGACTTCAGCGACCAGAACGCGCGTTTCGGCGGCGAACTGGTCAAGCTGCTGCAGGAAAAAGCCCAGCGCAACGGCTACGAACTGCCGTCCGGGCGGCTGGAGTTCCACCGCGTCGACGCGATGGACCTGATCTACCGCGACGGCTTGTTCGACGCGATCTTCTCCTTCGATGCGTTCGAACACATTCCCGATCCGGCCAAGGCGCTGAGCGAGATGCTGCGCGTGCTCAAGCCCGGCGGGACGATCTGCATGAAGTTCGATCCGATGTGGACCTGCGACAGCGGCAGCCACTTCCAGTACCGCGTGCCGGAGCCGTGGCAGCACCTGCTCAGCGACGACGACGCATTCGTCGCCGCGCTCAAGCGCGCCGGCGGCAGCGACGGCGAGGCCGAGGAATACCGCTACGCGATGAACCGCCGGCGTCTGGCCGACTACCGCGCGGCGTTCGATTCGGTGCGCGCGCGGGCCGAGTTCCTGCACGAGTCGGAATGGGCTGGCTGCGCGCATCCCGACGGCGAGGCGCATCCGAACTTCGCGCGCTGCCTGGAGCGCGGCTACACCCGCGAGGAACTGCTGCTGCGCGGCATGCGCAAGGTGATCCGCAAGCGCGGCTGA